One Microbacterium esteraromaticum genomic window carries:
- the murQ gene encoding N-acetylmuramic acid 6-phosphate etherase has product MTGHATGGQERRTSIGLTDEQTALDAELEGLATERVLDDELMLDALSASELVAMMNDRDARIAESVREAAPVISAAIEATSTRMRAGGRLIYVGAGTSGRLGVLDASEVPPTFGTSGDVVIGLIAGGPNALVSSIEAAEDSEESGAADLAQFAPGPLDTVVGIASSGRTPYVVGALRHATAHGALTVGLVCNTEAPISSMVDFGIELDVGPEIVTGSTRLGAGTATKMVLNMFSTITMIGLGKTYKTLMVDVKASNAKLVHRAVRIVMLATGADNAVARTALEVADWNAKLAIATIATGLGVDAARRELEASGGMLRKVITDATASALSGKERR; this is encoded by the coding sequence ATGACCGGACACGCCACGGGCGGGCAGGAACGACGCACGTCGATCGGGCTCACCGACGAGCAGACCGCACTGGATGCCGAACTCGAGGGCCTCGCCACCGAGCGAGTGCTCGACGATGAGCTGATGCTCGACGCGCTCAGCGCGTCGGAGCTGGTCGCGATGATGAACGACAGGGATGCGCGGATCGCCGAGAGCGTGCGCGAGGCCGCGCCGGTCATCTCGGCCGCGATCGAGGCGACGTCCACGCGGATGCGCGCCGGAGGCCGGCTCATCTATGTCGGAGCGGGGACGAGCGGACGCCTCGGCGTCCTGGACGCCTCTGAGGTGCCGCCCACGTTCGGCACCAGCGGGGATGTCGTGATCGGCCTGATCGCAGGAGGACCGAACGCGCTCGTCAGCTCGATCGAAGCGGCGGAGGACAGCGAGGAGAGCGGCGCTGCGGATCTTGCGCAGTTCGCCCCCGGGCCGCTCGACACGGTCGTCGGCATCGCCTCGAGTGGTCGGACTCCGTATGTGGTGGGGGCGCTGCGCCACGCGACGGCGCACGGGGCGCTGACCGTGGGGCTGGTGTGCAACACGGAGGCGCCGATTTCGAGCATGGTCGACTTCGGGATCGAGCTGGACGTCGGCCCCGAGATCGTGACGGGCTCGACCCGTCTCGGCGCGGGGACGGCGACCAAGATGGTGCTGAACATGTTCTCGACGATCACCATGATCGGCCTCGGCAAGACCTACAAGACGCTCATGGTCGATGTGAAGGCCTCGAACGCGAAGCTCGTCCATCGTGCCGTCCGCATCGTCATGCTCGCCACCGGAGCGGACAACGCGGTCGCTCGCACGGCCCTCGAGGTCGCCGACTGGAATGCGAAGCTCGCGATCGCCACCATCGCGACCGGACTGGGCGTCGACGCCGCGCGCCGTGAGCTCGAAGCCTCAGGTGGCATGCTGCGCAAGGTGATCACGGACGCGACCGCATCCGCCCTCTCAGGAAAGGAACGCCGCTAG
- a CDS encoding ABC transporter permease, with amino-acid sequence MSAAAGMDLVPEVAIDAGRRSRVWRTAFRSVSGIVAIVLMAIVVVLSLLSAIGLLPHDPAAQNISQALMPPSSEHWFGTDQFGRDTFSRICAGLASSLVIAIVSVAFAFVAGTFLGVIAGFYLGLVDRAVGIVNNVLFAFPSLLLALALAASLERSWLTVAIAIAIVYMPIFARVARGPVLSLRSAEYVVASTAIGRSRLSTLMEHVIPNMRGVLVVQVTLSLSWAILTEASLSFLGFGTPPPAASLGGMVYEAQTLSSIAPWMLLFPGAALICAVIGLNLMGDSLRTALDPKTGGR; translated from the coding sequence ATGAGCGCCGCAGCGGGAATGGACCTCGTGCCCGAGGTCGCGATCGATGCGGGTCGTCGCTCGCGTGTGTGGCGCACCGCGTTCCGATCGGTCTCGGGCATCGTCGCGATCGTCCTGATGGCCATCGTCGTCGTCCTCTCCCTGCTCTCGGCGATCGGACTGCTCCCGCACGACCCGGCAGCGCAGAACATCTCCCAGGCGCTGATGCCGCCGAGCTCCGAGCACTGGTTCGGCACGGATCAGTTCGGCCGCGACACCTTCTCACGCATCTGCGCCGGTCTCGCGAGCTCTCTCGTCATCGCGATCGTCTCAGTCGCGTTCGCCTTCGTGGCGGGGACCTTCCTCGGGGTGATCGCAGGCTTCTATCTCGGCCTGGTCGACCGCGCCGTCGGCATCGTGAACAACGTGCTCTTCGCGTTCCCGTCCCTGCTGCTGGCCCTGGCGCTCGCGGCGAGCCTGGAGCGGAGCTGGCTCACCGTCGCCATCGCCATCGCCATCGTGTACATGCCGATCTTCGCCCGCGTCGCACGGGGGCCCGTCCTGAGCCTGCGGAGTGCCGAGTACGTCGTCGCGTCGACCGCGATCGGACGCAGCCGGCTCTCGACGCTCATGGAGCACGTGATCCCGAACATGCGCGGTGTCCTCGTGGTGCAGGTGACCCTGTCGCTGTCGTGGGCGATCCTCACTGAGGCGTCGCTGAGCTTCCTCGGATTCGGCACCCCGCCGCCGGCGGCCTCGTTGGGCGGGATGGTCTACGAAGCGCAGACGCTGTCGAGCATCGCGCCGTGGATGCTGCTCTTTCCCGGTGCGGCGCTCATATGCGCCGTCATCGGCCTGAACCTGATGGGCGACAGTCTGCGCACGGCCCTCGACCCGAAGACCGGAGGCCGCTGA
- a CDS encoding dipeptide ABC transporter ATP-binding protein, whose protein sequence is MSTAGLDSAPASNPVLTIRGLTVAFSTSRGEIEAIRNVDLDVAAGETVAVVGESGSGKSTLAACVNRLLADNGRIVAGSITLKELDITAMGEKAMAGIRGNRIGLVPQDPMTNLNPAMKIGKQIVEALEVHGRAKGDAAKQETIALLEHAGISDATSRFGQYPHEFSGGMRQRVLIATALACRPELLLADEPTSALDVTVQRLVLDQMGALATEMGTAVLLITHDLALAAERADRVAVMFRGEIVETGLASELVANPQHEYTKRLLAAAPGMASAKVAPVLQESDDGAGGGAEGASEPLIQVTDAVKKYRIRGRSEPFLALDGVSLTVPKGQTVAIVGESGSGKSTTARLALKLEDADSGSVRFRGEEISTFSRRRLLEFRRSVQPVFQNPYASLDPRYTIEQVIDEPLRVHRIGNAASRKKAVVELLDQVALPRSYVDRFPHELSGGQRQRIAIARALALDPELVVMDEAVSALDVLVQEQILDLMVSLQRERGLSYLFISHDLAVVRLVSHYVYVMQAGKVVESGEPDAIFDAPQETYTRQLIAAIPGYSLAGR, encoded by the coding sequence ATGAGCACTGCCGGCCTCGACTCGGCGCCCGCCTCGAACCCTGTACTGACCATCCGCGGCCTGACCGTCGCGTTCTCGACCTCGCGGGGCGAGATCGAGGCGATCCGCAACGTGGACCTCGACGTCGCCGCCGGGGAGACCGTCGCCGTGGTCGGCGAGTCCGGCTCAGGCAAGTCGACGCTCGCGGCCTGCGTCAACCGCCTCCTGGCCGACAACGGGAGGATCGTCGCGGGCTCCATCACCCTGAAAGAACTCGACATCACCGCGATGGGCGAGAAGGCGATGGCCGGCATCCGCGGGAACCGCATCGGTCTCGTGCCGCAGGACCCGATGACGAACCTGAATCCGGCGATGAAGATCGGCAAGCAGATCGTCGAGGCGCTGGAAGTGCATGGTCGCGCCAAGGGCGACGCGGCGAAGCAGGAGACGATCGCCCTCCTCGAGCACGCGGGCATCTCCGATGCGACCAGCCGATTCGGCCAGTACCCCCACGAGTTCTCCGGTGGCATGCGCCAGCGCGTCCTCATCGCGACGGCGCTCGCATGCCGCCCTGAGCTGCTGCTCGCCGATGAGCCGACGTCTGCCCTCGACGTCACCGTACAGCGGCTCGTGCTCGACCAGATGGGCGCACTCGCGACCGAGATGGGTACCGCGGTGCTGTTGATCACGCATGATCTCGCGCTCGCGGCAGAGCGTGCCGATCGGGTCGCGGTCATGTTCCGCGGGGAGATCGTGGAGACAGGACTCGCCTCCGAGCTCGTCGCCAACCCGCAGCACGAGTACACCAAGCGACTGCTCGCCGCCGCCCCCGGCATGGCGAGCGCGAAGGTCGCGCCTGTGCTCCAGGAGAGCGACGACGGTGCGGGCGGAGGAGCGGAAGGTGCGAGCGAACCACTGATCCAGGTGACCGACGCGGTCAAGAAGTACCGGATCCGCGGGAGGTCCGAGCCGTTCCTCGCGCTCGACGGTGTGAGCCTGACCGTCCCGAAAGGTCAGACGGTCGCGATCGTCGGCGAATCCGGCTCAGGCAAGTCGACGACGGCGCGCCTCGCGCTGAAGCTCGAAGACGCGGACAGCGGATCCGTCCGCTTCCGCGGCGAGGAGATCTCGACGTTCTCGCGCAGGCGCCTGCTCGAGTTCCGGCGGTCCGTGCAGCCGGTGTTCCAGAATCCGTACGCCTCGCTCGATCCGCGGTACACGATCGAGCAGGTGATCGACGAACCGCTGCGCGTCCACCGGATCGGCAATGCGGCGAGTCGGAAGAAGGCCGTCGTCGAGCTGCTGGATCAGGTCGCGCTCCCGCGCTCGTATGTCGACCGCTTCCCCCACGAGCTCTCCGGCGGGCAGCGGCAGCGCATCGCGATCGCCCGTGCCCTTGCTCTCGACCCTGAGCTCGTCGTCATGGACGAGGCCGTGAGCGCGCTGGATGTGCTGGTCCAGGAGCAGATCCTCGACCTCATGGTGTCGCTGCAGCGCGAGCGCGGGCTCTCCTATCTGTTCATCAGCCACGACCTCGCGGTCGTCCGGCTGGTCTCGCACTACGTCTACGTCATGCAGGCGGGGAAGGTCGTCGAGAGCGGCGAACCGGATGCGATCTTCGACGCACCGCAGGAGACATACACGCGTCAGCTCATCGCGGCGATCCCCGGATACTCGCTCGCGGGCCGCTAG
- a CDS encoding ABC transporter permease, with translation MTALMHTLRHPVTRRLGEAILTLIGVSILTFIILRVVPGDQITAAYGTEAGALSPEQIAQLRAYYGIDEPLVVQYFTWLGGVLTGNLGINTTSHQTVAAMTAQALPNTFELAIISIIIGLAIGIPGGMYAANRPGGIADNLTQAGSLLALSIPTFLLATVLGSWVADVWGWYPNGAGYATLFEDPLLNLQQMLLPSLVLGISIASPVLQTTRTAILEIRSEDYIRTARAKGVPARRLQVRHVLRNALIPVVTMTGLQFGFLLGGALLVEQIFAIPGIGRQTLLGLNQKEYAVVQSTVLIIATMFVLVNLLTDLLYRVVDPKVRVQ, from the coding sequence ATGACAGCACTGATGCACACCCTCCGTCATCCGGTCACCCGGCGCCTGGGCGAGGCGATCCTCACCCTGATCGGGGTGTCGATCCTGACGTTCATCATCCTGCGCGTCGTGCCAGGCGACCAGATCACCGCCGCATACGGCACAGAGGCAGGCGCGCTCTCCCCCGAGCAGATCGCCCAGCTCCGGGCGTACTACGGCATCGACGAGCCACTCGTCGTGCAGTACTTCACGTGGCTGGGCGGCGTGCTCACCGGAAACCTCGGCATCAACACCACCTCCCACCAGACGGTCGCGGCGATGACAGCCCAGGCCCTGCCGAACACGTTCGAGCTGGCCATCATCTCGATCATCATCGGCCTCGCGATCGGCATCCCGGGCGGGATGTACGCCGCGAACCGCCCCGGCGGGATCGCCGACAACCTCACGCAGGCGGGCAGCCTCCTGGCCCTCTCGATCCCCACCTTCCTGCTCGCCACCGTGCTGGGGAGCTGGGTGGCCGATGTGTGGGGCTGGTACCCGAACGGCGCCGGCTACGCCACGCTCTTCGAGGATCCGCTGCTGAACCTGCAGCAGATGCTCCTGCCCTCTCTGGTGCTCGGCATCAGCATCGCGTCGCCCGTGCTTCAGACCACCCGAACAGCGATCCTGGAGATCCGCTCAGAGGACTACATCCGCACTGCCCGAGCCAAAGGCGTGCCCGCTAGGCGGCTGCAGGTGCGGCATGTGCTGCGCAACGCGCTGATCCCCGTCGTGACGATGACCGGCCTGCAGTTCGGCTTCCTGCTGGGCGGCGCGCTCCTCGTCGAGCAGATCTTCGCCATCCCCGGCATCGGACGACAGACCCTGCTCGGCCTGAACCAGAAGGAGTACGCCGTGGTGCAGAGCACGGTCCTCATCATCGCGACGATGTTCGTGCTGGTTAATCTGCTCACTGATCTGCTCTATCGCGTCGTCGACCCGAAGGTGCGTGTTCAATGA
- a CDS encoding serine hydrolase domain-containing protein, with protein sequence MTVQSAADRLLELGDAGTHPASAIVGIRTGRGTEVATAGRAALQGSGTVEVPLSREHLIDVASITKVASTTTIIMRLVDDGALRLSDRVGAFLPGFAGGEKDRVTLADLLTHTAGLPPWWPLYMETRDRDGAIAHVQELPLATSPGTARSYSDLGLILAGAVIERVTGSPLQDAYRTLVADPLGLRSRYGPVPPESAAAAADSDAYEYVMIRSGRPYPVPFAAESFDGWRDHPVRGEVNDGNAAHALGGVSGHAGLFSTIDDLITLGSALRGGEFVSEAVLREFSAPSTIEPSQAIGFRRYTLPVAGQQITLLGHTGFTGTWFAFGLDREIVVAGAAMRLYGTVGGLPVAGDDTPELPVVVGNDPIYDVLFDAAVDALAEAPNPPAGEAAERGTTR encoded by the coding sequence ATGACGGTTCAGAGCGCTGCGGATCGTCTCCTCGAGCTCGGCGACGCCGGAACGCATCCGGCGAGCGCCATCGTGGGCATCCGCACGGGCCGGGGCACCGAGGTGGCGACGGCCGGCCGCGCCGCGCTCCAGGGATCCGGCACCGTCGAGGTGCCCCTGTCACGCGAACACCTCATCGATGTCGCCTCGATCACCAAGGTCGCCTCGACGACGACGATCATCATGCGTCTCGTCGACGACGGCGCCCTTCGTCTCTCCGACCGCGTCGGCGCCTTCCTGCCGGGGTTCGCCGGCGGGGAGAAGGACCGCGTCACGCTCGCGGATCTCCTCACCCACACCGCTGGACTCCCTCCGTGGTGGCCGCTCTACATGGAGACCCGCGATCGCGACGGCGCCATCGCGCACGTGCAGGAGCTCCCGCTCGCCACATCGCCCGGCACCGCCCGCAGCTATTCCGATCTCGGCCTCATCCTCGCCGGTGCGGTCATCGAGCGGGTGACGGGTTCGCCGCTGCAGGATGCCTATCGCACGCTCGTCGCCGATCCGCTCGGCCTCCGCAGCCGCTACGGTCCGGTCCCACCCGAGTCGGCGGCAGCCGCAGCCGACAGCGACGCCTACGAGTACGTGATGATCCGCTCCGGCCGCCCCTACCCCGTGCCGTTCGCGGCCGAGAGCTTCGACGGCTGGCGGGACCACCCTGTCCGCGGTGAGGTGAATGACGGAAACGCCGCCCACGCCCTGGGCGGAGTGTCCGGGCATGCGGGTCTGTTCTCCACCATCGACGACCTGATCACGCTGGGGTCGGCACTGCGGGGCGGCGAGTTCGTATCGGAAGCGGTGCTGCGCGAGTTCAGCGCGCCGAGCACGATCGAACCGAGCCAGGCCATCGGCTTCCGCCGGTACACCCTTCCCGTGGCCGGGCAGCAGATCACTCTGCTCGGTCACACCGGATTCACCGGAACCTGGTTCGCGTTCGGGCTCGATCGCGAGATCGTCGTCGCCGGTGCGGCGATGCGGTTGTACGGCACCGTCGGAGGACTCCCGGTCGCCGGCGATGACACCCCTGAGCTTCCCGTCGTCGTCGGGAACGATCCGATCTACGACGTGCTGTTCGACGCGGCCGTCGACGCGCTCGCCGAGGCGCCCAATCCTCCGGCGGGCGAGGCGGCGGAAAGGGGCACGACGAGATGA
- a CDS encoding GDSL-type esterase/lipase family protein codes for MEWVANQTTGVHLDFVTSADAIQFDVMITRNLSVGIDSSERRSTFVAVVDGVETDRVALDEGHRLWVREDKSHTEEPGAASRFSLRLGPSAGSERRVVIWLPHNSWVEIRGMRASAPLLPAPSRGELTWLHHGSSISHGTNAAGPQETWPAIAAAGLGVDVINLGFNGQALLDPFTARSIRDTAADVITLKIGINLVNGDSMRARTLIPAIHGFLDTIREGHPHTPIVFISPIACPIHEDIPGPTVVIEEGTTELCFGTPRALDENDGVLTLRRIRALAERAIGQRATSDSRLFYMDGRDLFTEHDAHLLYDNLHPDGDGYRLMGERFAALARTTGSALAAAFEIAS; via the coding sequence ATGGAGTGGGTTGCGAACCAGACGACCGGGGTGCACCTGGACTTCGTGACGTCCGCTGATGCGATCCAGTTCGACGTCATGATCACTCGCAATCTCTCGGTGGGGATCGACAGCTCGGAGAGGCGTTCCACCTTCGTCGCGGTGGTCGACGGCGTGGAGACCGATCGAGTCGCGCTCGATGAAGGGCATCGGCTGTGGGTGCGCGAAGACAAGAGCCACACGGAGGAGCCGGGAGCGGCCTCGCGCTTCTCGCTTCGGCTCGGTCCATCCGCAGGTTCCGAGCGTCGAGTGGTGATCTGGCTGCCGCACAACAGCTGGGTCGAGATCCGAGGGATGCGCGCGTCGGCTCCGCTGCTGCCCGCCCCTTCGCGCGGCGAGCTCACCTGGTTGCATCACGGCAGCTCGATCAGTCACGGCACGAACGCCGCCGGGCCCCAGGAGACCTGGCCGGCGATCGCAGCTGCAGGACTCGGGGTGGACGTCATCAACCTCGGGTTCAACGGCCAGGCGCTTCTCGACCCGTTCACCGCCCGGAGCATCCGCGACACCGCCGCCGACGTCATCACGCTCAAGATCGGGATCAACCTCGTGAACGGCGATTCGATGAGGGCGAGGACATTGATCCCCGCCATCCACGGCTTCCTCGACACGATCCGCGAGGGGCATCCGCACACGCCGATCGTGTTCATCTCGCCGATCGCCTGCCCCATCCACGAGGACATCCCCGGCCCCACCGTCGTGATCGAGGAGGGGACGACGGAGCTGTGCTTCGGCACGCCGAGGGCACTCGACGAGAACGATGGGGTGCTGACGCTGCGGAGGATCCGGGCGCTCGCGGAGCGAGCGATCGGCCAGAGAGCCACGTCCGACTCCCGACTGTTCTACATGGACGGACGCGATCTCTTCACCGAGCACGACGCGCACCTTCTGTATGACAACCTGCATCCGGACGGCGACGGCTACCGGCTCATGGGGGAGCGGTTCGCCGCACTCGCACGAACCACGGGTTCGGCGCTGGCCGCGGCCTTCGAGATCGCCTCGTGA
- a CDS encoding anhydro-N-acetylmuramic acid kinase codes for MRVLGMISGTSHDGIDVAIVNFTPGDEPAPGAVRAQIEHSASTPYPAALRERLIAALPPSRVGLDTVCELDTEIGQEFARAAVAAITAHGDAGYDPVDLICSHGQTVFHWVEGGAARGTLQIGQPAWIAEASGVPVLSDIRSADLAAGGQGAPLVPLLDRILLRPFVDSGLRAAALNLGGISNATVISEGEDPVAWDIGPANALIDAVVTDSAETTDTFDVDGALASAGTVDDELLASLLAEPYYALPAPKSSGKELFHLSYVREHLARRGTDDSGRAEPRLVDLVATLTELTARTVSDAIRAADVDVLVSSGGGVRNPVLMRRIAELLPGVRMNTTGDLGVDSDIKEAVAFALIGWATAHGLPGNVPSCTGAAGERVLGRIEPGPSGTIPRGEGLTSMPDLSFETIDRRTA; via the coding sequence ATGCGCGTACTCGGAATGATCTCAGGCACATCCCACGACGGCATCGACGTCGCGATCGTGAACTTCACCCCGGGAGACGAGCCGGCCCCGGGTGCCGTGCGTGCGCAGATCGAGCACAGCGCCTCGACGCCATACCCGGCCGCGCTGCGCGAGCGTCTCATCGCCGCGCTGCCTCCCTCCCGAGTCGGCCTCGACACGGTCTGCGAGTTGGACACCGAGATCGGGCAGGAGTTCGCCCGTGCCGCCGTCGCAGCCATCACCGCACACGGAGACGCAGGGTACGACCCGGTCGACCTCATCTGCTCCCACGGGCAGACGGTGTTCCACTGGGTCGAGGGCGGGGCGGCCCGGGGCACCCTGCAGATCGGGCAGCCTGCGTGGATCGCCGAGGCGAGCGGGGTGCCGGTGCTCTCGGACATCCGCTCAGCCGACCTCGCCGCCGGCGGACAGGGAGCACCGCTGGTGCCGCTCCTCGATCGCATCCTGCTGCGTCCGTTCGTGGATTCAGGGCTGCGTGCGGCCGCCCTGAATCTCGGGGGCATCTCGAACGCGACGGTGATCTCCGAGGGCGAGGATCCGGTCGCCTGGGACATCGGCCCCGCGAACGCGCTCATCGACGCCGTGGTCACGGACTCGGCGGAGACCACGGATACCTTCGACGTCGACGGAGCCCTGGCCTCGGCCGGCACCGTCGACGACGAACTGCTGGCGAGCCTGCTCGCCGAGCCCTACTATGCGCTGCCGGCGCCGAAGAGCTCGGGCAAGGAGCTGTTCCACCTCTCCTATGTACGTGAGCATCTCGCCCGTCGTGGAACGGACGACTCCGGGCGAGCCGAGCCACGGCTCGTCGACCTCGTCGCCACGCTCACGGAGCTGACGGCGCGCACGGTCTCCGATGCGATCCGGGCCGCCGACGTGGACGTGCTCGTCTCCTCCGGTGGAGGTGTGAGGAACCCTGTGCTGATGCGTCGGATCGCCGAACTGCTGCCGGGTGTCCGGATGAACACCACGGGCGATCTCGGAGTCGACTCGGACATCAAGGAAGCGGTCGCCTTCGCTCTCATCGGCTGGGCCACGGCTCACGGGCTGCCCGGCAACGTGCCGAGCTGCACGGGGGCCGCCGGCGAGCGCGTGCTCGGCCGGATCGAGCCGGGCCCCAGCGGGACCATCCCGCGGGGAGAGGGGCTCACGAGCATGCCCGACCTGAGTTTCGAGACGATCGACAGGAGAACAGCATGA
- a CDS encoding MurR/RpiR family transcriptional regulator: MSLSSAGERYRARLQQRSLSSVLQQRVVDKEKETLSVALDRVLEDNSAIALAGIVVAARRRFVAGTGKSFAYATLLARDLSGGLAEVFLVDNNIIRSVEVLRETKPTDVLVVFSFRRYRRDTIELAEQFVAAGGTVVAITDAEDSPITAVAASSIVVPTDSVSYADSPTAIAAIIHLVATLSTASAKGAKRRLAERDRISNELGIYLQD, encoded by the coding sequence ATGAGCCTCAGCTCGGCCGGTGAGCGATACCGGGCCAGACTCCAGCAGCGCTCGCTCTCCAGCGTGCTGCAGCAGCGCGTGGTCGACAAGGAGAAGGAGACTCTCTCCGTCGCGCTCGATCGAGTGCTGGAGGACAACTCCGCGATCGCCCTCGCCGGTATCGTCGTCGCGGCACGTCGTCGCTTCGTGGCGGGGACGGGCAAGTCCTTCGCCTACGCGACGCTTCTCGCGCGCGACCTCTCCGGTGGACTGGCCGAGGTCTTCCTGGTCGACAACAACATCATCCGCTCCGTCGAGGTCCTGCGGGAGACGAAGCCGACGGACGTGCTCGTGGTGTTCTCGTTCCGTCGCTACCGGCGCGACACCATCGAGCTGGCCGAGCAGTTCGTCGCGGCGGGTGGAACCGTCGTCGCCATCACCGACGCGGAGGACTCCCCCATCACCGCGGTGGCGGCGTCGTCGATCGTCGTCCCCACGGACAGCGTCTCCTACGCGGATTCGCCGACCGCCATCGCGGCCATCATCCACCTCGTCGCCACGCTGTCCACGGCGAGCGCGAAGGGCGCCAAGCGCCGACTGGCGGAGCGCGACCGCATCAGCAACGAGCTGGGCATCTACCTGCAGGACTGA
- a CDS encoding RidA family protein encodes MSREALLAPSAPAPAGPYSQAIVSNGFVFTAGVLPRDAASGEVPETVGEQTRLVLHNIREILRHAGAELDDVIKCTVHLQNPKRDAAEFNAVYAEAFAAPYPVRTTVGSELNNVLVEIDVVAALPAR; translated from the coding sequence ATGAGCAGAGAAGCCCTACTTGCCCCCAGCGCACCGGCGCCGGCCGGACCGTACAGTCAGGCCATCGTGAGCAACGGGTTCGTCTTCACCGCCGGAGTGCTTCCGCGTGACGCGGCGTCCGGGGAGGTCCCGGAGACCGTAGGCGAGCAGACGCGACTCGTGCTGCACAACATCCGGGAGATCCTTCGGCACGCGGGCGCGGAGCTGGATGACGTGATCAAGTGCACGGTGCACCTGCAGAATCCCAAGCGCGATGCCGCCGAGTTCAATGCCGTCTACGCCGAGGCGTTCGCGGCCCCCTACCCGGTGCGGACCACCGTCGGCTCCGAGCTCAACAACGTCCTCGTCGAGATCGACGTGGTCGCGGCCCTCCCGGCGCGCTGA
- a CDS encoding ornithine cyclodeaminase family protein, which translates to MTASDMLWIPASEVFERVTVLDAVRAIQRHLRGGADPADDFERSVLPVSHGQVLIMPSDSAEFFGVKVASVAPANPERGRERIQGVYLLMDAETLTPSALIDGAALTTLRTPAVSAAAADLLAPAEVEHMVVFGSGPQADGHVAAMKAVRSIGRVTIVARNAERASSFAAKLRAEGTEAGTGTSSDVRDAQLIVCATTARDPLFDGELVPSDSCTIAVGSHEPAARELDSALLSRAQVVVEDIATALREAGDVMIPVSAGDVDPASIVPLRDIVLGVREVDPRRPRVFKSTGMAWEDLVVAAELFRAVRPRDGAGAV; encoded by the coding sequence ATGACTGCTTCCGACATGCTCTGGATCCCGGCCTCTGAGGTCTTCGAGCGGGTCACCGTGCTCGACGCGGTCCGCGCCATCCAGCGCCACCTCCGAGGGGGAGCGGATCCGGCAGACGACTTCGAACGCAGCGTTCTCCCCGTGTCGCACGGCCAGGTGCTGATCATGCCGAGCGACTCCGCCGAGTTCTTCGGCGTCAAGGTCGCGAGCGTCGCGCCGGCGAACCCGGAGAGGGGCAGAGAGCGCATCCAGGGCGTCTATCTGCTGATGGACGCGGAGACCCTGACGCCGAGCGCGCTCATCGACGGTGCCGCGTTGACGACCCTGCGCACCCCTGCCGTCTCCGCCGCCGCAGCGGATCTGCTCGCCCCCGCCGAGGTGGAGCACATGGTCGTTTTCGGGTCCGGTCCGCAAGCCGACGGCCATGTCGCCGCGATGAAGGCCGTCCGATCGATCGGGCGCGTGACGATCGTGGCGAGGAACGCGGAGCGTGCCTCGAGCTTCGCGGCGAAGCTGCGTGCGGAAGGAACCGAGGCGGGAACCGGGACGAGCAGCGATGTCCGCGACGCCCAGCTCATCGTCTGTGCCACGACGGCACGCGATCCGCTCTTCGACGGAGAGCTGGTGCCCTCGGACTCGTGCACCATCGCCGTCGGCTCGCATGAGCCGGCCGCCCGGGAACTGGATTCTGCTCTCCTGAGTCGCGCTCAGGTCGTCGTCGAAGACATCGCCACGGCGTTGCGCGAGGCCGGGGACGTGATGATCCCGGTGTCCGCGGGGGACGTGGATCCGGCGTCGATCGTCCCTCTGCGCGATATCGTCCTGGGCGTGCGCGAAGTCGACCCCCGCAGACCGCGCGTCTTCAAGAGCACCGGAATGGCCTGGGAGGATCTCGTGGTCGCCGCAGAGCTCTTCCGAGCCGTGCGACCCCGGGATGGCGCCGGCGCCGTCTAG